In Lujinxingia litoralis, the following proteins share a genomic window:
- a CDS encoding TetR/AcrR family transcriptional regulator has protein sequence MTKHKSPDERADQILAAARSCFLERGYFATKMDDIARAASLSKGGVYFHFPSKREIFRALVQAEFDRSTGFMDDVMTQESDLLAQLARLGDHFIEAFAADASMPRFMLIAAEMALRDDAIRQMLLELQESYIDRLSAILEDAVERGHLRPIDTRATAIALKSLVDGVQAAYAVGYEPDRDRLLEATYALVAEGLAAQ, from the coding sequence GTGACCAAACACAAGAGCCCCGATGAACGCGCCGACCAGATCCTGGCGGCGGCCCGAAGCTGCTTTTTGGAACGGGGTTATTTCGCCACCAAAATGGACGATATCGCCCGCGCGGCCAGCCTCTCCAAAGGCGGAGTGTATTTTCACTTTCCGTCAAAGCGCGAGATCTTTCGCGCCCTGGTGCAGGCAGAGTTCGACCGCTCGACCGGCTTTATGGACGATGTCATGACTCAGGAGAGCGATCTCCTGGCCCAACTGGCTCGCCTGGGCGATCACTTCATCGAAGCCTTCGCCGCCGACGCATCCATGCCCCGCTTTATGTTGATCGCCGCCGAGATGGCCCTGCGCGACGACGCGATCCGGCAGATGCTCCTGGAATTGCAGGAGTCCTACATCGATCGGCTCTCCGCGATCCTGGAAGACGCGGTCGAGCGCGGGCACCTGCGCCCGATCGATACCCGGGCCACGGCCATCGCGCTCAAGTCGCTGGTCGACGGCGTTCAGGCCGCCTACGCGGTGGGCTACGAGCCCGACCGCGATCGCCTGCTGGAAGCAACCTACGCGCTGGTTGCCGAGGGGCTGGCCGCACAGTGA